A DNA window from Alligator mississippiensis isolate rAllMis1 chromosome 11, rAllMis1, whole genome shotgun sequence contains the following coding sequences:
- the LOC106738333 gene encoding zinc finger protein 345 isoform X1, which translates to MEQEEELRALDLKQKQSLRDTCRADDRMANDKEGTYLPEAKPYGILLYRSDGNAPQDPEQEVAHENGCKPEGQEEVPKEEPEGSTVATYLAKDTKAHQKIPTAEKPYNCTDDGQSFSVSSDLPEKPHKCPSCMKCFSLRSALTKHQRIHTGERPFKCPQCEKCFNRRSILVTHQRIHTGERPYSCPECKKSFSVRSTLIKHQRSHTGERPYKCLDCGKSFSDSSAFIKHKRIHTGERPYTCSECGQRFSVSSDLIVHQRIHTGEKPYKCPDCGKSFGLSSHLTRHQRIHTGERPYTCPDCGKSFRLSSTLITHRKIHTSEKPYQCPKCEKSFRVSSYLLTHERTHTADKPYKCPDCGKSFGVSSALIKHQTIHTAERPFKCSDCGKSFNRRSVLITHQRIHTGEKPYVCHDCGKSFIRRSDLTAHQRVHTGERPFKCPDCGKGFGMNSALVKHQRVHTGERPYQCLECGKGFKQKPALVTHQGIHTGEGPHKCADCGKSFSVNSALMVHRRTHTGEKPYTCPSCGKSFSDSSGLIKHQRSHTGERPYKCPDCGKSYGDSSAFIKHKTLHTGEKPYRCPDCGKSFSHSSALMKHQRIHTGERPFKCPECGTRFTDSSALRRHRRIHTDDRPHKCPDCGKRFRVNSALVKHQRFHMQERPCKCSECGKSFQSKSLLLTHQRTHTGEKPYRCLNCGKSFRQSSHLIRHQRIHMG; encoded by the exons ATGGAACAAGAGGAGGAGCTGAGAGCCTTGGATTTAAAGCAAAAGCAAAGCCTGAGAGATACCTGTAGAG CAGATGACAGGATGGCAAATGATAAAGAGGGGACTTATTTACCAGAAGCAAAACCATATGGGATCTTATTGTACAGATCTGATGGAAATGCTCCCCAGGACCCTGAGCAGGAGGTGGCTCATGAGAATGGATGCAAACCAGAAGGGCAGGAAGAAGTCCCCAAAGAAGAACCAGAAGGCAGTACTGTTGCCACTTATTTAGCTAAAGATACCAAAGCCCATCAGAAAATCCCAACAGCAGAGAAACCCTATAACTGCACTGATGATGGACAGAGCTTCAGTGTGAGCTCAGACCTCCCAGAGAAACCCCATAAATGCCCGAGCTGCATGAAATGTTTCAGCCTGAGGTCAGCCCTGACCAAGCATCAAAGAATCCACACTGGAGAGAGACCTTTTAAATGTCCTCAGTGTGAGAAGTGCTTCAACCGGAGGTCAATCCTTGTAACCCACCAGAGGATCCACACGGGGGAGAGACCCTATAGCTGCCCCGAGTGCAAGAAGAGCTTCAGTGTGAGGTCAACCCTTATTAAGCATCAAAGAAGCCACACAGGCGAGCGACCGTATAAATGCCTGGactgtgggaagagtttcagtgACAGCTCAGCCTTTATTAAACACAAGAgaatccacacaggagagaggCCCTATACCTGCAGCGAATGTGGGCAGAGGTTCAGTGTGAGCTCTGACCTCATTGTCCACCAGaggatccacacaggggagaaaccctaCAAGTGCCccgactgtgggaagagctttggtCTGAGCTCGCACCTCACCCGGCATCAGAGGATCCACACAGGAGAAAGACCCTACACGTGCcctgactgtgggaagagcttccgcCTGAGCTCTACCCTCATCACCCACCGCAAGATCCACACCTCCGAGAAACCCTACCAGTGCCCCAAGTGTGAGAAGAGCTTCAGGGTGAGTTCCTACCTCCTCACCCACGAGCGGACCCACACCGCTGATAAACCCTACAAATGCCCTGACTGCGGGAAGAGCTTTGGGGTGAGCTCGGCCCTGATCAAACACCAGACCATCCACACGGCAGAGCGGCCCTTTAAATGCAgcgactgtgggaagagcttcaatcGGCGGTCGGTTCTGATCACGCATCAACGGATCCACACCGGAGAGAAGCCGTATGTGTGCCacgactgtgggaagagcttcattcgCCGTTCGGACCTCACAGCCCACCAGAGAGTCCATACCGGGGAGAGGCCCTTTAAATGCCCCGACTGTGGGAAGGGCTTTGGCATGAACTCAGCCCTGGTTAAACACCAGAgagtccacacaggggagagacCCTACCAGTGCCTggagtgtgggaagggcttcaaGCAGAAGCCTGCCCTTGTTACCCATCAGGGAATCCACACAGGGGAAGGGCCTCATAAATGCGCTgactgtgggaaaagcttcagtgTAAACTCTGCTCTGATGGTTCACAGGAGAAcacacactggggagaagccttACACATGCCCCagctgtgggaagagcttcagtgaCAGCTCAGGCCTCATTAAGCATCAGAGGAGCCACACAGGAGAGAGACCTTACAAGTGCCCTGACTGCGGGAAGAGCTACGGGGACAGCTCAGCGTTCATCAAGCACAAGACCCTGCACACAGGAGAGAAACCCTACAGATGTCCTGACTGTGGAAAGAGCTTTAGTCACAGCTCAGCCCTCATGAAACATCAAaggatccacacaggggagagacCCTTCAAGTGCCCTGAGTGCGGGACACGCTTCACGGACAGCTCAGCCCTTCGGAGACACCGGAGAATCCACACAGACGACAGGCCCCATAAATGTCCTGACTGCGGGAAGCGCTTCCGAGTGAACTCAGCCCTGGTCAAACACCAGCGATTCCACATGCAGGAGAGGCCCTGCAAGTGCAGTGAGTGCGGGAAAAGCTTCCAGTCCAAGTCACTTCTTCTCACGCACCAGAGaacccacacaggggagaagccctaCAGATGCCTAAACTGTGGGAAAAGTTTCCGTCAGAGCTCACATCTTATCAGGCACCAGAGAATCCACATGGGGTAG
- the LOC106738333 gene encoding zinc finger protein 345 isoform X2 translates to MEQEEELRALDLKQKQSLRDTCRDDRMANDKEGTYLPEAKPYGILLYRSDGNAPQDPEQEVAHENGCKPEGQEEVPKEEPEGSTVATYLAKDTKAHQKIPTAEKPYNCTDDGQSFSVSSDLPEKPHKCPSCMKCFSLRSALTKHQRIHTGERPFKCPQCEKCFNRRSILVTHQRIHTGERPYSCPECKKSFSVRSTLIKHQRSHTGERPYKCLDCGKSFSDSSAFIKHKRIHTGERPYTCSECGQRFSVSSDLIVHQRIHTGEKPYKCPDCGKSFGLSSHLTRHQRIHTGERPYTCPDCGKSFRLSSTLITHRKIHTSEKPYQCPKCEKSFRVSSYLLTHERTHTADKPYKCPDCGKSFGVSSALIKHQTIHTAERPFKCSDCGKSFNRRSVLITHQRIHTGEKPYVCHDCGKSFIRRSDLTAHQRVHTGERPFKCPDCGKGFGMNSALVKHQRVHTGERPYQCLECGKGFKQKPALVTHQGIHTGEGPHKCADCGKSFSVNSALMVHRRTHTGEKPYTCPSCGKSFSDSSGLIKHQRSHTGERPYKCPDCGKSYGDSSAFIKHKTLHTGEKPYRCPDCGKSFSHSSALMKHQRIHTGERPFKCPECGTRFTDSSALRRHRRIHTDDRPHKCPDCGKRFRVNSALVKHQRFHMQERPCKCSECGKSFQSKSLLLTHQRTHTGEKPYRCLNCGKSFRQSSHLIRHQRIHMG, encoded by the exons ATGGAACAAGAGGAGGAGCTGAGAGCCTTGGATTTAAAGCAAAAGCAAAGCCTGAGAGATACCTGTAGAG ATGACAGGATGGCAAATGATAAAGAGGGGACTTATTTACCAGAAGCAAAACCATATGGGATCTTATTGTACAGATCTGATGGAAATGCTCCCCAGGACCCTGAGCAGGAGGTGGCTCATGAGAATGGATGCAAACCAGAAGGGCAGGAAGAAGTCCCCAAAGAAGAACCAGAAGGCAGTACTGTTGCCACTTATTTAGCTAAAGATACCAAAGCCCATCAGAAAATCCCAACAGCAGAGAAACCCTATAACTGCACTGATGATGGACAGAGCTTCAGTGTGAGCTCAGACCTCCCAGAGAAACCCCATAAATGCCCGAGCTGCATGAAATGTTTCAGCCTGAGGTCAGCCCTGACCAAGCATCAAAGAATCCACACTGGAGAGAGACCTTTTAAATGTCCTCAGTGTGAGAAGTGCTTCAACCGGAGGTCAATCCTTGTAACCCACCAGAGGATCCACACGGGGGAGAGACCCTATAGCTGCCCCGAGTGCAAGAAGAGCTTCAGTGTGAGGTCAACCCTTATTAAGCATCAAAGAAGCCACACAGGCGAGCGACCGTATAAATGCCTGGactgtgggaagagtttcagtgACAGCTCAGCCTTTATTAAACACAAGAgaatccacacaggagagaggCCCTATACCTGCAGCGAATGTGGGCAGAGGTTCAGTGTGAGCTCTGACCTCATTGTCCACCAGaggatccacacaggggagaaaccctaCAAGTGCCccgactgtgggaagagctttggtCTGAGCTCGCACCTCACCCGGCATCAGAGGATCCACACAGGAGAAAGACCCTACACGTGCcctgactgtgggaagagcttccgcCTGAGCTCTACCCTCATCACCCACCGCAAGATCCACACCTCCGAGAAACCCTACCAGTGCCCCAAGTGTGAGAAGAGCTTCAGGGTGAGTTCCTACCTCCTCACCCACGAGCGGACCCACACCGCTGATAAACCCTACAAATGCCCTGACTGCGGGAAGAGCTTTGGGGTGAGCTCGGCCCTGATCAAACACCAGACCATCCACACGGCAGAGCGGCCCTTTAAATGCAgcgactgtgggaagagcttcaatcGGCGGTCGGTTCTGATCACGCATCAACGGATCCACACCGGAGAGAAGCCGTATGTGTGCCacgactgtgggaagagcttcattcgCCGTTCGGACCTCACAGCCCACCAGAGAGTCCATACCGGGGAGAGGCCCTTTAAATGCCCCGACTGTGGGAAGGGCTTTGGCATGAACTCAGCCCTGGTTAAACACCAGAgagtccacacaggggagagacCCTACCAGTGCCTggagtgtgggaagggcttcaaGCAGAAGCCTGCCCTTGTTACCCATCAGGGAATCCACACAGGGGAAGGGCCTCATAAATGCGCTgactgtgggaaaagcttcagtgTAAACTCTGCTCTGATGGTTCACAGGAGAAcacacactggggagaagccttACACATGCCCCagctgtgggaagagcttcagtgaCAGCTCAGGCCTCATTAAGCATCAGAGGAGCCACACAGGAGAGAGACCTTACAAGTGCCCTGACTGCGGGAAGAGCTACGGGGACAGCTCAGCGTTCATCAAGCACAAGACCCTGCACACAGGAGAGAAACCCTACAGATGTCCTGACTGTGGAAAGAGCTTTAGTCACAGCTCAGCCCTCATGAAACATCAAaggatccacacaggggagagacCCTTCAAGTGCCCTGAGTGCGGGACACGCTTCACGGACAGCTCAGCCCTTCGGAGACACCGGAGAATCCACACAGACGACAGGCCCCATAAATGTCCTGACTGCGGGAAGCGCTTCCGAGTGAACTCAGCCCTGGTCAAACACCAGCGATTCCACATGCAGGAGAGGCCCTGCAAGTGCAGTGAGTGCGGGAAAAGCTTCCAGTCCAAGTCACTTCTTCTCACGCACCAGAGaacccacacaggggagaagccctaCAGATGCCTAAACTGTGGGAAAAGTTTCCGTCAGAGCTCACATCTTATCAGGCACCAGAGAATCCACATGGGGTAG
- the LOC106738333 gene encoding zinc finger protein 345 isoform X3, with amino-acid sequence MANDKEGTYLPEAKPYGILLYRSDGNAPQDPEQEVAHENGCKPEGQEEVPKEEPEGSTVATYLAKDTKAHQKIPTAEKPYNCTDDGQSFSVSSDLPEKPHKCPSCMKCFSLRSALTKHQRIHTGERPFKCPQCEKCFNRRSILVTHQRIHTGERPYSCPECKKSFSVRSTLIKHQRSHTGERPYKCLDCGKSFSDSSAFIKHKRIHTGERPYTCSECGQRFSVSSDLIVHQRIHTGEKPYKCPDCGKSFGLSSHLTRHQRIHTGERPYTCPDCGKSFRLSSTLITHRKIHTSEKPYQCPKCEKSFRVSSYLLTHERTHTADKPYKCPDCGKSFGVSSALIKHQTIHTAERPFKCSDCGKSFNRRSVLITHQRIHTGEKPYVCHDCGKSFIRRSDLTAHQRVHTGERPFKCPDCGKGFGMNSALVKHQRVHTGERPYQCLECGKGFKQKPALVTHQGIHTGEGPHKCADCGKSFSVNSALMVHRRTHTGEKPYTCPSCGKSFSDSSGLIKHQRSHTGERPYKCPDCGKSYGDSSAFIKHKTLHTGEKPYRCPDCGKSFSHSSALMKHQRIHTGERPFKCPECGTRFTDSSALRRHRRIHTDDRPHKCPDCGKRFRVNSALVKHQRFHMQERPCKCSECGKSFQSKSLLLTHQRTHTGEKPYRCLNCGKSFRQSSHLIRHQRIHMG; translated from the coding sequence ATGGCAAATGATAAAGAGGGGACTTATTTACCAGAAGCAAAACCATATGGGATCTTATTGTACAGATCTGATGGAAATGCTCCCCAGGACCCTGAGCAGGAGGTGGCTCATGAGAATGGATGCAAACCAGAAGGGCAGGAAGAAGTCCCCAAAGAAGAACCAGAAGGCAGTACTGTTGCCACTTATTTAGCTAAAGATACCAAAGCCCATCAGAAAATCCCAACAGCAGAGAAACCCTATAACTGCACTGATGATGGACAGAGCTTCAGTGTGAGCTCAGACCTCCCAGAGAAACCCCATAAATGCCCGAGCTGCATGAAATGTTTCAGCCTGAGGTCAGCCCTGACCAAGCATCAAAGAATCCACACTGGAGAGAGACCTTTTAAATGTCCTCAGTGTGAGAAGTGCTTCAACCGGAGGTCAATCCTTGTAACCCACCAGAGGATCCACACGGGGGAGAGACCCTATAGCTGCCCCGAGTGCAAGAAGAGCTTCAGTGTGAGGTCAACCCTTATTAAGCATCAAAGAAGCCACACAGGCGAGCGACCGTATAAATGCCTGGactgtgggaagagtttcagtgACAGCTCAGCCTTTATTAAACACAAGAgaatccacacaggagagaggCCCTATACCTGCAGCGAATGTGGGCAGAGGTTCAGTGTGAGCTCTGACCTCATTGTCCACCAGaggatccacacaggggagaaaccctaCAAGTGCCccgactgtgggaagagctttggtCTGAGCTCGCACCTCACCCGGCATCAGAGGATCCACACAGGAGAAAGACCCTACACGTGCcctgactgtgggaagagcttccgcCTGAGCTCTACCCTCATCACCCACCGCAAGATCCACACCTCCGAGAAACCCTACCAGTGCCCCAAGTGTGAGAAGAGCTTCAGGGTGAGTTCCTACCTCCTCACCCACGAGCGGACCCACACCGCTGATAAACCCTACAAATGCCCTGACTGCGGGAAGAGCTTTGGGGTGAGCTCGGCCCTGATCAAACACCAGACCATCCACACGGCAGAGCGGCCCTTTAAATGCAgcgactgtgggaagagcttcaatcGGCGGTCGGTTCTGATCACGCATCAACGGATCCACACCGGAGAGAAGCCGTATGTGTGCCacgactgtgggaagagcttcattcgCCGTTCGGACCTCACAGCCCACCAGAGAGTCCATACCGGGGAGAGGCCCTTTAAATGCCCCGACTGTGGGAAGGGCTTTGGCATGAACTCAGCCCTGGTTAAACACCAGAgagtccacacaggggagagacCCTACCAGTGCCTggagtgtgggaagggcttcaaGCAGAAGCCTGCCCTTGTTACCCATCAGGGAATCCACACAGGGGAAGGGCCTCATAAATGCGCTgactgtgggaaaagcttcagtgTAAACTCTGCTCTGATGGTTCACAGGAGAAcacacactggggagaagccttACACATGCCCCagctgtgggaagagcttcagtgaCAGCTCAGGCCTCATTAAGCATCAGAGGAGCCACACAGGAGAGAGACCTTACAAGTGCCCTGACTGCGGGAAGAGCTACGGGGACAGCTCAGCGTTCATCAAGCACAAGACCCTGCACACAGGAGAGAAACCCTACAGATGTCCTGACTGTGGAAAGAGCTTTAGTCACAGCTCAGCCCTCATGAAACATCAAaggatccacacaggggagagacCCTTCAAGTGCCCTGAGTGCGGGACACGCTTCACGGACAGCTCAGCCCTTCGGAGACACCGGAGAATCCACACAGACGACAGGCCCCATAAATGTCCTGACTGCGGGAAGCGCTTCCGAGTGAACTCAGCCCTGGTCAAACACCAGCGATTCCACATGCAGGAGAGGCCCTGCAAGTGCAGTGAGTGCGGGAAAAGCTTCCAGTCCAAGTCACTTCTTCTCACGCACCAGAGaacccacacaggggagaagccctaCAGATGCCTAAACTGTGGGAAAAGTTTCCGTCAGAGCTCACATCTTATCAGGCACCAGAGAATCCACATGGGGTAG